One Megalopta genalis isolate 19385.01 chromosome 5, iyMegGena1_principal, whole genome shotgun sequence DNA window includes the following coding sequences:
- the LOC117219744 gene encoding uncharacterized protein LOC117219744: MSVWPRRRFRITPLRAFAAFVLMVVLFWYSLSRHEEPKQPCSVPEEYTEKLHDLAYRAHLVLAKLEIVHFLCLGGLWGQVRIGRALPWARKVELCLVDTLRDDVLITKAFREVGLSATYMHAAGVYRIQENEAAEDAPKVEVVVFEEDAVTQMVRRVGWTRRVLPPDCEFSPSLQCFPPQLVIPPLPAKQFGGRLMPVPREGIELQKYHYPYDWWLELKPTECAETQETSA; this comes from the exons ATGAGCGTTTGGCCGCGAAGGAGGTTTCGCATCACACCGCTCCGAGCGTTTGCGGCGTTCGTACTGATGGTAGTGCTGTTCTGGTACAGCCTCAGTCGGCATGAAGAGCCCAAACAGCCGTGCAGCGTGCCCGAGGAGTACACCGAGAAGCTCCACGATCTTGCTTACAG GGCTCACCTGGTGCTGGCCAAGCTGGAAATCGTGCACTTTCTGTGCCTTGGCGGGCTTTGGGGTCAAGTTCGGATCGGCCGGGCTCTACCATGGGCGAGGAAGGTCGAGCTATGCCTGGTGGACACGCTACGCGACGATGTCCTGATCACGAAAGCGTTCCGCGAAGTTGGACTTAGCGCCACGTACATGCACGCCGCCGGTGTTTACCGTATACAGGAGAACGAGGCTGCCGAGGATGCTCCTAAGGTGGAGGTAGTTGTCTTCGAGGAGGACGCGGTT ACGCAAATGGTGAGGCGAGTGGGCTGGACAAGGAGGGTGCTGCCACCGGACTGCGAGTTCTCGCCGAGCCTGCAATGCTTCCCGCCGCAGCTCGTCATACCTCCCTTACCGGCGAAACAGTTCGGCGGCCGATTAATGCCCGTACCAAGGGAGGGTATCGAGCTGCAGAAATATCATTACCCGTACGACTGGTGGCTCGAGCTGAAGCCGACGGAATGCGCCGAGACGCAAGAAACGAGCGCGTAG